A window of Nocardiopsis sp. Huas11 genomic DNA:
AACAGGTCGCGCACGGGCACGCCCTTGTCCCGCATCAGCTGGCGCAGCGCGCCCAGGCCTCCCGCCAGGAAAGCGATCGCGAAGCCCATGACGAGCGCGCGCGGCATGCTCGGTTCGATGGCCTCGGTCCGGGCCACCAGCGCCAGCGTCCCCGCGATCGCCGCGTAGGGGCCCGCGATCGCCAGAGCGGCCCGGTACACGTGCCGCAGCCGGGCGATCTCGCACGCCCGGGCCAGCCAGCGTCCCGACCGGTACAGCAACAGTCCGGGGAGCAGGACCAGCCCCAGCGGGAGCAGCCCGATCTGGCCGTCCGGGATCGCGAAGGACACGTGGTGGCCCACCAGCCAGGCCAGGACGGCGCCCTGGAGGAGGTCGACGATCTCCTCGCCGAAGGTGTCGTGGGGCGCGGCCACCCACCCGATGATCGTCAGCGTGACGATCACGGCCAGTCCGCTGCCCGCCGCGGTCGCCGCGGCGATCCCCCCGGTCGCGTAGATCGGACGCGACCCGCCGGGGGCGCTGTCACTGGTGGGACGGGTCCGCTCCGGGGCGGGTCCGCGGTCGGGGGGAGATCCTGGCGTGCTCACCCGACTTATGCTGCCAGGCACCGGAATGCTCCGTGGTATCCCGGCCGCGCGTGTCGTCTCCCTGCGACCGGAACCGTCTCGCCGTGGCGCGCGTCCTACCATGGATACTCCAGCTCGATTGGACGGCGCATGGCAGGCCCCGGCCCCGGCCCCGACCACCCGTACCGCATCTCCGACGACGAGCGCGACGACGCGCTCGCCCGACTGCGCACGGCCCTGTCGGAGGGCCGCCTGGACTTCGACGAGCACGAGAGCCGGTCCGACGCCGCGCTGCACGCGGTCACCAACACCGACCTCCTGCCGCTCTTCGACGACCTTCCGTCCCACCTGCGCCCGGGAGCGATCGTCGCGCCGGACGACTCCGGGACCGCTCCGGCGGTGACCGGGGCCCGCGCCCCGGTCGAACGGCCGACCAAGGGCGGGCGGCCCGACACCACCGGTCACGGCGTGAACATGGGCGGGCTGATCGCCTGGGGCGGCTTCCTGTTCTTCGTGTGGGGCCTGCCGACGCTGGTCCAGGGCAACGTCGTCGGCTTCCTGGTCTTCCTCGGGTTCTTCTGCATGCTCGTGGCCGGCCCGGCCGTCGGCCAGCACCTCCAGCACCGCCGCCGGTCGAGTGGCAGCGGCCGAGGCGAGCTCGGGAACGGCTGAGGACAGACGAAACGGCTCCGCCCCGCCGCCCGAAAGGGCAGCGGGGCGGAGCCGTATGAGTCGCGAGAGACCCAGCGGGTCGAGCGGTGGGACCTAGAACAGGTCGCGCACCAGCTTGGCCGTCTCACTGGGGGTCTTGCCGACCTTGACTCCGGCGGCCTCCAGGGCCTCCTTCTTCGCCGCGGCCGTACCCGAGGAACCAGACACGATCGCGCCGGCGTGGCCCATCGTCTTGCCCTCCGGGGCGGTGAAGCCCGCGACGTAGCCCACCACGGGCTTGGTCACGTTGGCCTTGACGAACTCGGCCGCCCGCTCCTCGGCGTCGCCGCCGATCTCACCGATCATCACGATCACGTCGGTGTCGGGGTCGGCCTCGAACGCCGCCAGCGCGTCGATGTGCGTGGTCCCGATGATCGGGTCCCCGCCGATGCCCACCGCCGAGGAGAAGCCGATGTCGCGCAGCTCGTACATCATCTGGTAGGTCAGCGTGCCCGACTTGGACACCAGACCGATCCGCCCCGGCTTGGTGATGTCGGCCGGGATGATGCCCGCGTTCGACTGACCCGGGGAGATCAAACCGGGGCAGTTCGGGCCGATGATGCGGGTCTTGTTCCCCCGGGCCTTGGCGTGCGCCCAGAACGCCGCGGTGTCGTGCACCGGAATGCCCTCGGTGATCACGACCGCCAGGCCGATCTCGGCGTCGATCGCCTCGAACACCGCGTCCTTGGAGAACTTCGGCGGAACGAAGATGACCGTGACGTCGGCGCCGGTGGCGGCCATGCCCTCGGCCACCGATCCGAAGACCGGCACCTCGGCGCCGTCGAAGTCGACCTTCTGGCCGGCCTTGCGCGGGTTGACCCCGCCCACGATGTTGGTGCCCGAGGCGAGCATGCGGCGGGTGTGCTTGGTGCCCTCAGAGCCGGTCATGCCCTGGACCAGCACCTTGCTGTCCTTGTTCAGAAAGATAGCCATGGTGTGTCAGTCCCCTACTTCGCCGCGAGCTCGGCGGCCTGTGCGGCGGCGCCGTCCATCGTGTCGACCTGGCGCACCGCGGGGTGCGCACGCTCGGTCAGGATCCGGCGGCCCAGCTCGGCGTTGTTGCCGTCCAGACGCACCACCAGCGGCTTGGAGACATCGTCACCGCGCGACTCCAGCAGCTCCAGCGCCTGCACGATGCCGTTGGCCACCGCGTCACACGCCGTGATGCCGCCGAAGACGTTCACGAACACGCTCTTGACCGCCGGGTCGCCCAGAATGATGTCCAGACCATTGGCCATGACCTCGGCCGAGGCGCCGCCACCGATGTCCAGGAAGTTGGCGGGCTTGACCCCGCCGTGCTCCTCACCGGCGTAGGCCACCACGTCCAGCGTGGACATGACCAGACCCGCGCCGTTGCCGATGATCCCGACCTCACCGTCGAGCTTCACGTAGTTCAGACCCTTGGCCTTGGCCTGAACCTCCAGCGGATCGCCCTCCTCCGCGAAGGTGAGGCTCTCCAGGTCCTGGCGGAACTCGGCGTTCTCGTCCAGCGTGACCTTGCCGTCGAGAGCGACGACGCGGCCGTCCTTGGTGAGGATGAGGGGGTTGACCTCGACGAGCGTGGCGTCCTTGCCGACGAAGGCGTCCCACAGCTTCGTGATCAGCTCGGCCGCGCCTTCGGCGGCGGCCTGCGGAAGCTTGCCGGCCTTGACGATCTCAGCCGCGACGTCCTTGGGGGCGCCGGTCAGCGGGTCGACCGCGATCTTGGCGACCGCGTCGGGGTTGGTGACCGCGACCTCCTCGATCTCGACACCGCCCTCGGCGGAGCAGATCGACAGGAAGGTCCGGTTGGCCCGGTCCAACAGGAAGGAGAAGTAGTACTCCTCCGCGATGTCGGAGGCCTCCTCGACCAGGACACGGTGGACCGTGTGGCCCTTGATGTCCATACCGAGGATCTGCTCGGCCTTGGCCTGAGCGTCCTCCGGCCCGTCGGCCACCTTCACACCGCCGGCCTTACCGCGACCGCCCGTCTTGACCTGCGCCTTGACGACGACTCGGGGCTTTCCGGCGGCGGCGAACTCATCAGCGATGGCACGTGCCTCAGCGGCCGTGCTCGCCACCTTTCCCTGGGGTACGGGAACCCCGTACTCTGCGAAGAGTTGCTTCGCCTGGTATTCGAACAGGTCCACGAGGGTCCGTCCTTGTAACTCGCTGGCTCAGGATGTCTACCGGGGTGGCCTCGTCCGGATCGGCGGTGACGCTCTAGGAGTCACACAACGCGCGGCCCCAGGGGCCGAGCCGTCTACAGAGATCGAGATCGCCGCGGCGTTGCCACCCGCGACATGCGCAAAGCTTAGTCGCCCGCGATCCGGCCGCCGGACACCGGGGGCGTGTTGCCCCCGCCGATGCCGCCCCGAAAGCCGCTCATGCCGCAGCCCAGGCACGCCGGAATGGGAATTCGTGTGACCAGAGACACGATCCATAACAGACCAAACGCCCGATTCGCCCCACCGTGGGGCGACCCGCGGGTGCGACGAACATCACCGGGCCCCGGGCTTCCGATCCAGCTCACAGCGGCGACGGGGCCGCCGTGAACCGTGCGGACGCCCGACCTGCCCCGCTGCGCCCCTCAGGCGGCGTGCGCCGGGCGGATGTTCTCGCGGACCCAGTCGGCGATCTCCGAGGTCGGCGCCCCCGGTGTGAAGACGCGTGCCACACCCATGCGCTCGAGCTCCTCGATGTCGGCGTCGGGGATGATGCCCCCGCCGAAGACCCGGATGTCCGTGGCGTCGTTCTCCCGCAGCAACTCCATGACCCGGCCGAACATGGTCATGTGCGCGCCCGAGAGCACCGACAGCCCGATCGCGTCGGCGTCCTCCTGCAGCGCGGCGGCCACGATCATCTCCGGGGTCTGCCGCAGACCGGTGTAGATGACCTCCACACCCGCGTCGCGCAGCACGCGGGCCACGATCTTGACCCCGCGGTCGTGCCCGTCCAGGCCCGGTTTGGCGACGACGACCCGTGC
This region includes:
- a CDS encoding DUF1707 domain-containing protein codes for the protein MAGPGPGPDHPYRISDDERDDALARLRTALSEGRLDFDEHESRSDAALHAVTNTDLLPLFDDLPSHLRPGAIVAPDDSGTAPAVTGARAPVERPTKGGRPDTTGHGVNMGGLIAWGGFLFFVWGLPTLVQGNVVGFLVFLGFFCMLVAGPAVGQHLQHRRRSSGSGRGELGNG
- the sucD gene encoding succinate--CoA ligase subunit alpha, which produces MAIFLNKDSKVLVQGMTGSEGTKHTRRMLASGTNIVGGVNPRKAGQKVDFDGAEVPVFGSVAEGMAATGADVTVIFVPPKFSKDAVFEAIDAEIGLAVVITEGIPVHDTAAFWAHAKARGNKTRIIGPNCPGLISPGQSNAGIIPADITKPGRIGLVSKSGTLTYQMMYELRDIGFSSAVGIGGDPIIGTTHIDALAAFEADPDTDVIVMIGEIGGDAEERAAEFVKANVTKPVVGYVAGFTAPEGKTMGHAGAIVSGSSGTAAAKKEALEAAGVKVGKTPSETAKLVRDLF
- the sucC gene encoding ADP-forming succinate--CoA ligase subunit beta → MDLFEYQAKQLFAEYGVPVPQGKVASTAAEARAIADEFAAAGKPRVVVKAQVKTGGRGKAGGVKVADGPEDAQAKAEQILGMDIKGHTVHRVLVEEASDIAEEYYFSFLLDRANRTFLSICSAEGGVEIEEVAVTNPDAVAKIAVDPLTGAPKDVAAEIVKAGKLPQAAAEGAAELITKLWDAFVGKDATLVEVNPLILTKDGRVVALDGKVTLDENAEFRQDLESLTFAEEGDPLEVQAKAKGLNYVKLDGEVGIIGNGAGLVMSTLDVVAYAGEEHGGVKPANFLDIGGGASAEVMANGLDIILGDPAVKSVFVNVFGGITACDAVANGIVQALELLESRGDDVSKPLVVRLDGNNAELGRRILTERAHPAVRQVDTMDGAAAQAAELAAK
- a CDS encoding cobalamin B12-binding domain-containing protein, whose amino-acid sequence is MSKGAARVVVAKPGLDGHDRGVKIVARVLRDAGVEVIYTGLRQTPEMIVAAALQEDADAIGLSVLSGAHMTMFGRVMELLRENDATDIRVFGGGIIPDADIEELERMGVARVFTPGAPTSEIADWVRENIRPAHAA